Within the Beduinella massiliensis genome, the region CAGCTGTGCCTTTTCGTCCATATAATTGTAGCGGCTGATCTCAAACCGCACGTCGCAGGCCGTATACTGAGCGCTGAACCGTTCCGCGGCCAGCGCCAGCATATCGCTGACTTCCGATTCGCCCACGCCCGGTATGTCGCCCAGCCCGATCGGAGGCGTGGATATTTTGAGGGTAATCGCGCGTGACTTCCCGTTGTTCGAGGAGGTAGACTGGCATCCCGACAGGGAAAGAACGACGGCAAACGCCAAACATACACAGAATATCCGCTTCACTTTATCTTTTCCTCATTTCCAAACGTCCGATTTTATCCAACAGCTTGGCGATATCCAACGGCTTTGTGAGCGTGTCGTTCATGCCTGCGTTCAGCGCTTTGTCCAGATCCTCCTGGAACGCGCTGGCGGTCACGGCAAAGATGACGATGCTCCTGGCATCCGGATGGCCGCTCCGCCGAATGCGTCGCGCCGCTTCGTATCCGTCCATCACCGGCATCTGCACGTCCATCAGGATCAGGTCGAAGGCCTTTGCCGGACTGGCCTCAAAGATATCTACGGCCTCCTTGCCGTTGACGGCCTCTGTCAAAAGGCAGCCCTGCTCTGTTAAGACCGTTGTGACGATCATCCTGTTCAGCTCGTTGTCCTCCACGACGAGAATGCGCATGCCTTTTATGTCGGCCGCGGACTTCCGGGAGGCCTGCTCCCGCGCCGCGCCGGACTTCTTTGAAATCGGAAGGGGGATCGTGATGGTGAAGACGGTGCCCTGTTCCGGCCTGCTGTCCACAGAGATCGTACCACCCATCTTCTCCACCAGATTCTTGCTGATCGTCGTGCCGAGGCCCGTGCCGTTTTTAGAGATCGTCCGGTTCTCCTGCTCAAAGGGCTGCCAAATCCGCGTCAGAAATTCCTGGCTCATGCCGCAGCCGGTATCCCGGATGACGAAGGTGGTGTTGGCGATTCCGTTGTCCAACGTCTGGGTAGCGGTCAGCACGACGGAGCCCTCTGCCGGCGTAAACTTGATGGCGTTGCCCAGGAGGTTCATCAGGATTTGCTTGAGTCGGATCGCGTCCCCGATGACCCAGTTTTGTTTCAGGCCCCGACCTTCTATTGTAAAGGCAACTCCCTTGTCGTGGGCCTGCGTCTCCAGCAGCTTGTTTACCTCGGACAGCAGCTCGTCCAGGTTCAAATCCCGGCAAATCAGCTCCAGCTGACCGCTTTCGATCTTTGACATGTCCAGAACGTCGTTGATGATGTCCTTTAAAAACGTGGTCGTCACGAGCGTTTTTTGCAGGTACTCTTTTAATTTGTCCTTGTCGTCCAGGCTCTCCTGCATGAGGTAGCACAGCCCCGATATGCCATTGAGCGGCGTGCGGATCTCGTGGCTCATATTCGCCAGGAACTTCGTCTTGGTCTGTTCCACGATGCGGAGGGTTTTCACCTCGTTCATCTGCCGGTAGATAAAGACCACGGTCAAAAGACATACGATGCCGATCAGCACGAAGAACACCAGCGACTGTAGCAGGAGCCTGTGCACCTGATCCGTGGTGATCTTGTCGGAAAGCTGAACGACCAGGCTCCAGCCGGAGCGGTATATGTCGCTTAGCGGCTCGATCAGCGTGTAAAATCCCTTGTCGTTCACGGAGAACCGAAAGAGCTGCCGCTCTCCCCGCTGGATGGCGTCGTGAACCACGGCCTGGGTGTAGCCCTTCTGCAGGGTGACGTTCGCCAGAAAGCTCAGGTAGTTGTTCGTGGCGTCGTCCTCGTAGACCGTACTGGACGTCACGATTTCGCCGTTGGACTGGATGATGACGGTCATGCCCATCTGGTTAAAGCTTTCCAGGCGCATCTGCGCTTCGATAGAGGAGACGGGCACCAGGCCGACGATGCCGACCACGTGCGTCTCGCCGCACCGGACAGGCTCGGACAGCTTTGCCCCGCAGACCATGTATTCCCCCCAGTGCTCGCGGGTGCTCTCACGGTAGATGGAGGCGAAATAGCCGTCGGCGATCAGGTAATCTTCCTTCCAGGCCATGTCGTTTAAATCCGTTTTCAGGCCGGTATGCGCGTATACGCTCCCTTCGTCCGTCACCAGGTACAGCCGCTGAAACGTCCCGGAGACCACGTTGAGCTTCAAGTCAGTGAAGACCTCCGCGAGCGAATACTCTCTTGCGGCGTTGATGCGGTTTGTGATCGTCATAAGCGCCGACCATTTGCTGTCCATCTGGTTGAGCATGTTCTGCCGGTCGTGCTCCGCGATCTGCTCCATGAAGGATACGGTTGTGGCGTGGATGACCTCGCGAACGCTTCTTTGATAAAGCCAGTAACCGGCGGACAGCAGGCTGACGACGACCGCGGACAACACGAACAAGGGGAAAATTCTCCGCTTTGCTCCGCTCATAGCAATACGCTCCTTTTCTCCTTGGTTCTTGGTGGACGGTTTTAGCGTCACATTTGACTCGGATACGCCCCGTCAACCGCGTTTATCTTGGAACCATATCCAGATAGAGTATATTGCAATCGCTCATTTTTTGCAACTGCAAATTGTGATAAGACGGGGGGAGCGGGGGAATGCACCGCCTCCAAAATGGGGGGCGCGGGTTCGTCCTTCGGCGGACGATTTAACAGGAAAAAGGGTTACGGCGTGCCCCGGCTCGTTGCAGTTGCAAAATAGGGGGCTCTGCCATATAATGATGAAAATAAGGGTCCCTGTATGTATAAAAAGGCCGTCCTTCATGAACGCGAGGACATAAAAGACGGGCGAAACAATAGAGGTTACATGGCGAAAGGCGAAGATGATTTTGAGCTACGATGCTATGATGTACGAGCGGGTGTATCAGATTCTCAGGAACAGGATTGAATGCGGGCTGCTGCCGACAGGGTCAAGCCTTCCCTCCCGCAGCAATTTGTGCGAGGAATTTGGCATTTCGGAAAAGACAATTCGACGTGCGTTGCAGATGCTGAAAGAAAAAGGCCTGATTGACACGCAGCAGCGAAAGCGTCCTGTTGTCACGTACGACTGTAGTGCCGTCCATCAGACGACCCGGCTTGCGCTGGAAAAAATAGACGCCGAGGTGACGGACGACGTATTGAAGACGGGCCTGCTGCTGTGTTACCCCGTGATAAAAAATGGGATTTCTCTCTGCCGAAAAGGAGATCTGGAAGTACCACGTAGGATTTTTGAAAACATGGCCGCGGCGGACGCAGATGAGTTTTGGAGATTGTCGAAGCGTTTTTGGAGATTTTTTGTGGCCCGAAATGAGAATGATCTCATCCTTCGGGTGGTAGACAGCCTGGGGCTCGCAGAACTGAAGCCGCTGCGGGAACATGAGGCGAATCGGATCAGGTACCGGGAGCAGCTTCAGGGGTTTTTGCGGATCGTTGAACGCGGCGATGCCCCGGAGAGCGCTCCCTTTGACAATATGTCCGGGCTCTATGGCTTTACAGAGGGGGATACTCCCGCGTTTCATGTTCCGGCCGACTCGGTGGTGGTGCTCGGAAGGACGCAGCTGGAAAAGCTCTTGTCGGCGGCGGAGGTGCGATACGCGGCGGTGTATATGGACCTTTTGGGCCTCATAGCGGTGGGGCGGTACAAGCGAGGGGATAAGCTGCCCACGCATAAGGAATTGCAGGAAATATACGGCGTTTGCGTGGATACGACCCTCAAAGCAATACAAATGATGCAGGAATGGGGCGTTGTAAAGGCGGTACGCGGCAATGGCATCTTTGTGGAGATGAGCCAGGAGGAATTGAATAAAATCCAGATTCCCGCTCATTTAGTCGCCAATCAGGTTCGGCGCTATCTGGACAGTTTGGAGTTGCTGGCCCTAACGATCGAGGGAACAGCCAGCTGCGCCGCGCCGCATATTGCGCAGAGCGAGATACAGACGGTAAAGCATAAGATCGACCGCCTGTGGAATGAAGAGTACCTATACGGCCGTACCCCCGCCGTGCTTCTGGATTTTATTGTCGAGCATACGGGAATCGATACGCTGAATGGCGTTTACGCACTCCTGCAAAGGAACCTGCGGATCGGCCGCAGTATTCCGGCCCTGCTCCACACGACGAAGACGGCTGCAAACTGCGAAATTCATCAGGAGTGCGTAATCGCGATCGATCAGCTCACCGCCGAAAATCACGCGGCCTTTGCGGAAAAGACTGCCGGGGTATTTCGCCATATCCATTGCTTGGTGATCGAAGCGTGCAAGCGGTTGGGCTATTACGAGGCTGCCATGGAGGCTTATGACGGCGGTGCTTTGTGGAAATGATTTTTTCTTATTTTGCAGAGGGAAGTTTTGATCTTGTGCGCATTGGCGTTACAGGCCCGATCCTCTTTAAGATGTCGTCTCGAATTGCTTTGTGACCGCCTTTACGAGGGACATCGCGTCCCTGCCGTCATTGGGATAGGCAACCGTGCAATAACGCGGCGAAATGAATATTTTACGACCGTCCACTCTTCTTTTCCAATACAGCTGCAGGATGAAGTCTTCGATCATCCGATCCGGCCGTGAACCGTCGTCCGCAAAGATCGCCAGCAGGAAGCAGTCGTCGTTGAGCCTGGTTACGAAGGTATCCTTGGGAAGACAGTCCAGCACGCTTTGGCGGAACCGCATCAAATGCGCGACAAGCTCGTCGCGTCCCATGTTTTTTGTAAACCTGCGGAAATTACCCAGTTGCAGCTCCAGGAAGCACAGCCTGGAATCCGGCTTTTTCGAGAGGCGCTTATTCACGAAGTAGATAAAGCCCTCCATTGTGGCCAGCCCGCTGTCTGCGTTCGTATACTTTGCGACTTTCAGTCTCCGCTGAAGACCCACCACGCGGCACAGCAGCATACCCGCCGCGAGCAGGACGAGGCCAAGCCCGAGAAAGATGGCGTCGATGCGCGCATGCTCGGACTGCGTGATCCAGCCGCCTTTCGGCATGACGCTGATATTCCAGGTGGCGGGCAAGCTGAATTCAAGCTTTACGGCATCCGAATAGTCAATAGCGGGGTTCGTGGTCAAGACGACGTTCTTGGTCTGCCCCAGAAAATCCAGACGCCAGAGCTCATAGTCGTAGTTTCCGTCTTCCAGCTCCGTCAGTCCCAGCGTAGAGAGCACGTAGGCGCTGTCCATCGCGACGACGATCTCGCCGATATAGTCCGCGCCCAGATAGAGGGGCTGCAGAAAAAGGAACACGTCCGTTTCCTCGCCGAACAGGCTGGCCGGCCCCTCCACGACGGGTATTTTTGCAAATTTCGCCAGGGTGATGCTGTAGGCGAAGTCCGCCATATCCTTTCCGGTCAGGGCGCCGAAGCGATCCGCCGGATAGACATAATCCAGCGTATCCTCCTTGAAATAGGCGACATAGGCCACGTGCTCATTTTCTTCCGTGAGCCGCCGTGCGCTTTTTTGAAAGAGCTCCAGGTGGTCGCTGTCGTCCAGATCGATGGCGTAGGAGAGCTTCAGCGCGGCATTCAAATTTTTGAAGGTCTCGTCAAGTCCCTTGTGAAAACCGCCCACCACCGTCTGGGCTGCCGCCACGCGCTCCTCGCGGAGCGCGTTTTTTACGGCGCCGTCCAGCACCAGCATCGCTTCCGCTAGCAGCAAAACGAGGACGGCCAATATCAGGGCCCGCCTTTTTCTAAATTTCATCGTGCTCACCGTACAAATAGATGGAATAATTGGCCTTCCCGTGACATTTCACATCATAGAGCGCTTTATCCGCGTTGGCGATCAGCGTGCCCAGCGAAAATTCCGGATGCCAAAGGCTAACGCCGATGCTGCAATGAACCGTAATGTCCTTGTCCTCGCAGCGCACGTCAAACGTTAATCTGCCGACCATCTCCTTCAGGACGGCGTCCAGTTCCTCGCGGTCGTCGATGTCCCGCAGAATCAGAATGAATTCGTCGCCGCCGTACCGCCCCACAATTCCATCGTATTTGACGCTATACTCCCGCAGGACGGAGCCGATCCTTTTCAGGGCTATGTCACCGGCTAAGTGGCCGTTCTTGTCGTTGAGCGTCTTTAAATTGTCCAGATCGATAAAGCAGAGGGCAAAGGTCTGCCCGTCGCGCTTCTCCTGCTTTTCCTGCAGCATCGCTTCCGCCCGGTCCAGAAAAATAACCCGGGTAAACACGCCCGTCAAATCGTCGTTCAGGCCTCTGCTGGACAGCTGAAGGATATTCTCATAATCGAATAGCTCCGAGGGGTCGCTGCTCTGGCAGACCTTCTTTTTGATCTCCTGCACGGCGTTGACCATATGCTCGATGCTATTCGCCTGGAGCCTGGCGTGATAATTTACGAAATAGTACAGCCCCAACAGGAGCAGCAGCATCCCAAGCAGGACAAAGCCCGCGGAGGGCAGCATGGAGAAGAACTCCGGCCAGAAGCCGACGGTGACCACCACGTCCCAGTTGGCGTTTTCTACGGGGCCGTACTCGGTGAACCGGAGCTCGGCGCCAACGCTGCTGCGGAAGGAGCCGGCCTTTCGGTTCAGCATCTGTTCCTCGATCTGGTCGGCGGTCGCCCCATAGAGCTTGTAGTCGTCCAGAATGTCAAGGATGGATGAACCGTAGACCGTGCCGTTCGTAGCGCACATGACCTGCCCCTTGGAGCCAATCAGCACCGCGTCCGCCGTCGTGGAGGAGGTAATCTCCTTCAAGAGCGCGGAGATGTCGTCCAGGACGACCGTGGCGAACAGGCTGCCCGTCAGGACGCCATCCTGCAGCAGCGGGACGATGACGGTATAGTTCAGCGTCTTGCCGTCGGCTCCGGCGACAAAGCTGTCCGTCACGTAGGACTGCTTGGAGGCGTATACCTTCTGCATATGCTCGCGGCTGGCCAGGCTGGCGGGTTCTTCGCCTATGGTATACACAACGATGTCCTTGTCCACGTAGCAGATGAACATGTATCCATAGTATTCGTTGATTTTATCCAGCTTGGAGACCTTTTCTTCCCAGGCGATGCCGGGCTCGTAAAAAATCTGAAGCGAGGCCAGGGATTTCAGCAGCTTGAGCGATTCATTGACCTTGTCCGACACCTGTGCGGAGACGCTCTGCTGAATCGTCCGGGCCGTCTGCTTCATATTTTTGTAAGCAAGAAACGCATTTTGAAGCACAAAAACCATCATGCCTAAAATCAGGCAGGCAATAAAACCCCTGCGGACATTGGTGTAGGCCAATGCCTCGGCACTTTTGGCAGCTCGCTTCTTTTCTGTGTTTTTCATACCTTTATCCACCCGCATATATCTTTCATTTTACAGATACCAGGACCTCCGTCTGTTTCAAGGATCGGGGTGCAGAAGTCCAACGAAAAGGCCGAACATTCTTGGCTCCTAATCCATATTATTGTACAGCAGAACGTCGTGATTTGCAACTGTCTTGAAAGGACAACGGCGATCCTGCAGACAACCCTGGAAGTTGAACGGCCATACATCCAGTGAGGATTCAGGCGGAAAACAGCAATAAAAAAGCGCTGCGGCAGAAAAATTTTCTTTTCGCCACAGCGTTCGGCCTGTAAAGAGAGCGTTGAAACGTGCAGGGAGGGGATGGCGTCCGCGATCTTGGGACAACGGAACGCCCGGGTTGCCCGGAGCCCCCTGCTTCGCCGATGGCCTGAGGGCTTCAGCGCATTTCGCCGAATTGCCTTTCGTCGTGCTGGATGACCGCCCACAGGAGCATCAGATCCGTCATGCCGTCCCCGTCGCGCGCGCTCAGCGCAAGGCGGCACAGCCCGCCGCCGTGCATGCTGAGCTGATGCGCGCGGGCATAGGAGAAGATGCGCGCCCGCGCCTCCGAAAAGTCGAAGGGGATGGAGCGGGTGCGAAAGGCCGTGACCACGCACTGCTTGGGGGGCAGATAGGTGACGAACTCCGACTGTTGAAGGCCGAGGCTGATCGCCATCTCCGCGTCTACCGCGACGCCGGACAGGGGTTCCCGCGCAAAGGACGGATCGACGAAGTACGGGCCGTCCAGCAGAATGGCCGCGGACAGGTGCGGCGCGTAGCGCTCGATCCATCCGCCGATCATCGAGGGGGCGGCTTTGCTGGAAAAGCTCTTGCCACGCTGAGAGCCGAGAAAGTACATCGCGGGCTTTTCCTCCACCGCGCAGTCGCTGAGCAGTTCCAGCGCGTGGGCCGCGCGCTGCGCGTGCAGGCACAGGCTCTTGCGAATCTTGTACAGCCGGTCGATTTCATCGTCGATCTGCGCGGCGCGGGCCTGCAGAGCACCGATCTGTTCCTGCTCGCTCGATTGGGTGAGCAGCCTGGCCGTCTGCTGAATGGAAAAGCCGTAATGGCGGTATTGCAGGCTGCAGCCCATCGCCTGCATCTCGTGCTGGCCATACAGCCGGTAATTCCCGTCAGCGGCGCGGCGCGGGCGCAAAATGCCGTGCTTTTCGTACAGCTTAATCCCGTTGGCGGACAGGTTGAACATCTGCTGCATTTCCGAAGCCTTGATTCT harbors:
- a CDS encoding hybrid sensor histidine kinase/response regulator, producing the protein MLSAVVVSLLSAGYWLYQRSVREVIHATTVSFMEQIAEHDRQNMLNQMDSKWSALMTITNRINAAREYSLAEVFTDLKLNVVSGTFQRLYLVTDEGSVYAHTGLKTDLNDMAWKEDYLIADGYFASIYRESTREHWGEYMVCGAKLSEPVRCGETHVVGIVGLVPVSSIEAQMRLESFNQMGMTVIIQSNGEIVTSSTVYEDDATNNYLSFLANVTLQKGYTQAVVHDAIQRGERQLFRFSVNDKGFYTLIEPLSDIYRSGWSLVVQLSDKITTDQVHRLLLQSLVFFVLIGIVCLLTVVFIYRQMNEVKTLRIVEQTKTKFLANMSHEIRTPLNGISGLCYLMQESLDDKDKLKEYLQKTLVTTTFLKDIINDVLDMSKIESGQLELICRDLNLDELLSEVNKLLETQAHDKGVAFTIEGRGLKQNWVIGDAIRLKQILMNLLGNAIKFTPAEGSVVLTATQTLDNGIANTTFVIRDTGCGMSQEFLTRIWQPFEQENRTISKNGTGLGTTISKNLVEKMGGTISVDSRPEQGTVFTITIPLPISKKSGAAREQASRKSAADIKGMRILVVEDNELNRMIVTTVLTEQGCLLTEAVNGKEAVDIFEASPAKAFDLILMDVQMPVMDGYEAARRIRRSGHPDARSIVIFAVTASAFQEDLDKALNAGMNDTLTKPLDIAKLLDKIGRLEMRKR
- a CDS encoding GntR family transcriptional regulator, with amino-acid sequence MYERVYQILRNRIECGLLPTGSSLPSRSNLCEEFGISEKTIRRALQMLKEKGLIDTQQRKRPVVTYDCSAVHQTTRLALEKIDAEVTDDVLKTGLLLCYPVIKNGISLCRKGDLEVPRRIFENMAAADADEFWRLSKRFWRFFVARNENDLILRVVDSLGLAELKPLREHEANRIRYREQLQGFLRIVERGDAPESAPFDNMSGLYGFTEGDTPAFHVPADSVVVLGRTQLEKLLSAAEVRYAAVYMDLLGLIAVGRYKRGDKLPTHKELQEIYGVCVDTTLKAIQMMQEWGVVKAVRGNGIFVEMSQEELNKIQIPAHLVANQVRRYLDSLELLALTIEGTASCAAPHIAQSEIQTVKHKIDRLWNEEYLYGRTPAVLLDFIVEHTGIDTLNGVYALLQRNLRIGRSIPALLHTTKTAANCEIHQECVIAIDQLTAENHAAFAEKTAGVFRHIHCLVIEACKRLGYYEAAMEAYDGGALWK
- a CDS encoding diguanylate cyclase domain-containing protein, which gives rise to MKNTEKKRAAKSAEALAYTNVRRGFIACLILGMMVFVLQNAFLAYKNMKQTARTIQQSVSAQVSDKVNESLKLLKSLASLQIFYEPGIAWEEKVSKLDKINEYYGYMFICYVDKDIVVYTIGEEPASLASREHMQKVYASKQSYVTDSFVAGADGKTLNYTVIVPLLQDGVLTGSLFATVVLDDISALLKEITSSTTADAVLIGSKGQVMCATNGTVYGSSILDILDDYKLYGATADQIEEQMLNRKAGSFRSSVGAELRFTEYGPVENANWDVVVTVGFWPEFFSMLPSAGFVLLGMLLLLLGLYYFVNYHARLQANSIEHMVNAVQEIKKKVCQSSDPSELFDYENILQLSSRGLNDDLTGVFTRVIFLDRAEAMLQEKQEKRDGQTFALCFIDLDNLKTLNDKNGHLAGDIALKRIGSVLREYSVKYDGIVGRYGGDEFILILRDIDDREELDAVLKEMVGRLTFDVRCEDKDITVHCSIGVSLWHPEFSLGTLIANADKALYDVKCHGKANYSIYLYGEHDEI
- a CDS encoding MerR family transcriptional regulator, with the translated sequence MRAVRIKASEMQQMFNLSANGIKLYEKHGILRPRRAADGNYRLYGQHEMQAMGCSLQYRHYGFSIQQTARLLTQSSEQEQIGALQARAAQIDDEIDRLYKIRKSLCLHAQRAAHALELLSDCAVEEKPAMYFLGSQRGKSFSSKAAPSMIGGWIERYAPHLSAAILLDGPYFVDPSFAREPLSGVAVDAEMAISLGLQQSEFVTYLPPKQCVVTAFRTRSIPFDFSEARARIFSYARAHQLSMHGGGLCRLALSARDGDGMTDLMLLWAVIQHDERQFGEMR